The genomic region acttgggggagctcgggttacatgacgATAGCTTTGATTCACCAAAATGAAtgcttgctgaaaattaaaacgcTGCGAAATtgacttatttagattcttttccaacaacaaataacaacaacaacatggtaacataactaaaaTGGAGTGAGGAGACCTAGttaagtaactaaaagattatttaattaaacaaggtaatgctttgagttttgaggaggcAGTACtcttttgtttacacaaaggagttcagggctgtcctcctGTGTCCTGGAGTCTTACCAGTTTACAACTGGgtgtgaagaggagaatatcctttgtgaggtaattaaacaaagagggaggtcagttgccgtggttacgtgtgtggggggcagtttggggtttcctgccctctttccaaaagagttttgataggctgttcaggagaaagctaatctctggttagtctttgtcattttaacagtaagGCACCCAGTCTTATCTTggctgctgccaaaggtggccagttttatgaaagcccagaaacagcacttagggaaagcaaatctttcacctcttcctttggggtctcttcagccgtctgttgagagTTGATATCCCCCccagaatgagagagagagaggagtaattttgagtctccaaattatttaatataaaatgcacaaatccacattGTTTGTTCACAACACATGGAAgcatggtgtattggtgaggggtatCTAACCGATTTTGGTTTACAGTTGTCATTATGGATTTTTGTGAATACGGTTTAGTGCTAATATTTTAGCAAGGtgaccaaaaaataaaatacagtggaGTAAAGCAAAGTGTTCACTTGTTCTTGATAAAAGAtctatttttgtgtttcaggtGCCCTGTGTGGACAGTTTGAGGTCACTGTGCCGCAGACTATAGAGGTTCTGAGAGGATCCTGTGTGACCATCCCCTGCTCTTTTGACGTAGAGAACAAATATGAATCAAACTTGGATAAAACATGTAAAGCATTATGGAAAAATGATCAAGACACTGTTGTGTTTAATAGCAGTGCTCCAGAACAAACTACAATAAAAGGAGAATTGACAGGCGACTTGACAAGAAAAGACTGCACCACAACTCTGAATAACATGCAACCTGAACACAGCAAGAAATATTTCTTCAGAGTGCAATGCAACAACGTCCTGAGACATAATTTTCCTGACCAAAAATTGGAAATTTCAGTCAAAGGTACATACTCACACTTCCGTCATTAATTGCCTTGATTTGCATTTATTGCATTTTGAAAAtagtattaaacatttttttgactGGTCAAAATGTACCTTCCCACCAGATGGTCCTCCCACACCAACTCTGACTCCGTCCACACTGAAGGTGAAGGAGGGAACCTCAGTGAATGTGACGTGTTCTGCTCCAGctccctgtctgtctcatcCTCCAACTCTGACATGGACCCCCAGCCTTGGTGACATTCATGAGACACTGCAGGAGAATCAGGACAAAACTAAATTCAAGACCTCTGTTCTGACCTTCACTGCCTCTCACCTCCATCACAGACAAGAAATCTCCTGTACCGCTGTATACAACAAACAAGATGGCAGCACTGAGTCATCTGTTACCACAAGATTAACAGCTGATATTTTATGTGAGTTAATGTGTCCTCTGCTGAAAgtcataattatttatttctccAATCACTCCTAATTTGCAAATCAACAACGCTCATAA from Micropterus dolomieu isolate WLL.071019.BEF.003 ecotype Adirondacks linkage group LG03, ASM2129224v1, whole genome shotgun sequence harbors:
- the LOC123968708 gene encoding myelin-associated glycoprotein-like, whose amino-acid sequence is MAAALDLLLIGWLLQSALCGQFEVTVPQTIEVLRGSCVTIPCSFDVENKYESNLDKTCKALWKNDQDTVVFNSSAPEQTTIKGELTGDLTRKDCTTTLNNMQPEHSKKYFFRVQCNNVLRHNFPDQKLEISVKDGPPTPTLTPSTLKVKEGTSVNVTCSAPAPCLSHPPTLTWTPSLGDIHETLQENQDKTKFKTSVLTFTASHLHHRQEISCTAVYNKQDGSTESSVTTRLTADILFAPQILPSSDCTKSAGQFNCSCESVGKPSPILQWYLDGFPVNNSDKFAISNETVNDTSLRSFINVSDPQGRGVPTLLCHSSNSLGSATQRFYVYILQPYDLVTLAVFITIVVILLVVVCALLLVIRAQKTRHYLLKSTLAMNQHVTSGEGIEGPKATEEDIYVNTAEPWFWK